Proteins co-encoded in one Nonlabens agnitus genomic window:
- a CDS encoding PhoH family protein, translating into MNELVIDLADANPREFFGVKNKNLAFLKQHYPKLKIVARGSVMKVYGDEEQLAEFDKRLEMLLKHFTKYNKMDENVMERLLTANETENYEAKGTNDVLVHGNNGALIRPKTPNQRKLVALCKQNDMVFAIGPAGTGKTYIGVALAVQALKNREVKRIIITRPAVEAGENLGFLPGDLKEKLDPYMQPIYDALRDMVPAERLASYIEKGTIQIAPLAFMRGRTLDQAYVILDESQNTTHAQMKMFLTRMGKDAKFFITGDPGQIDLPRRTISGLKEALLILKEVEGVGMMYLDDSDVVRHRLVKKVIAAYKEIENRN; encoded by the coding sequence TTGAACGAACTTGTCATCGACCTTGCAGACGCAAATCCCAGAGAATTTTTTGGCGTCAAGAACAAGAATCTAGCCTTCTTAAAACAACATTATCCCAAACTTAAAATCGTCGCTCGTGGCTCTGTCATGAAGGTCTATGGCGATGAAGAACAACTGGCCGAATTTGACAAGAGACTTGAAATGTTGCTCAAACATTTTACCAAGTACAACAAAATGGACGAAAACGTCATGGAACGCCTATTGACGGCAAACGAGACCGAAAATTACGAGGCCAAAGGCACCAACGATGTCTTGGTTCATGGTAACAATGGAGCGCTCATACGTCCCAAAACGCCCAACCAGCGTAAACTGGTAGCGCTTTGCAAGCAAAACGATATGGTTTTTGCCATAGGTCCTGCGGGAACCGGTAAAACCTACATAGGTGTTGCTCTCGCTGTTCAGGCACTTAAAAATCGCGAGGTAAAACGTATCATCATCACGCGCCCGGCTGTAGAAGCAGGCGAAAATCTAGGCTTTTTACCTGGTGACCTCAAAGAGAAACTGGATCCATATATGCAACCAATTTATGATGCACTGCGCGACATGGTGCCAGCAGAACGACTCGCGTCATATATAGAAAAAGGCACCATCCAGATCGCGCCGCTAGCCTTTATGCGTGGTCGCACGCTGGATCAAGCTTACGTGATTCTTGATGAATCCCAAAACACCACACATGCACAAATGAAGATGTTCCTGACGCGTATGGGTAAGGACGCCAAGTTTTTTATTACTGGCGATCCAGGACAAATCGATCTACCGCGACGCACCATTTCAGGACTTAAGGAAGCCTTGTTGATCCTTAAAGAAGTAGAAGGCGTTGGTATGATGTATCTGGACGACAGCGATGTGGTGCGCCACAGACTGGTCAAGAAAGTGATTGCCGCTTATAAGGAGATCGAAAATCGCAATTAG
- a CDS encoding phosphoribosylaminoimidazolesuccinocarboxamide synthase translates to MFLFDTITNTDFKFPGQQSVYKGKVREVYTLENDLLVMIASDRLSAFDVVMPRGIPFKGQILNQIATKMMAATADIVPNWLIATPDPNVAIGHKCEPFKVEMVIRGYMSGHAAREYKSGKRELCGVAMPDGMKENDKFPQPIITPATKAEMGDHDEDISRENILARGIVSKEDYEVLEKYTRALFERGTQLAADRGLILVDTKYEFGKTADGTIVLIDEIHTPDSSRYFYADGYEERQEKGEPQKQLSKEFVRQWLISNDFQGLEGQKVPTMSDEYILSVSERYIELYEKITGEPFDKADTNNILDRIEKNVVAWLENNS, encoded by the coding sequence ATGTTCCTATTTGATACCATAACCAATACTGATTTTAAATTCCCAGGACAGCAATCTGTTTATAAAGGAAAGGTTCGTGAAGTGTATACGCTGGAAAATGATCTATTGGTCATGATCGCCAGTGATCGATTGAGTGCTTTTGATGTGGTGATGCCACGTGGTATTCCATTTAAGGGACAAATCCTGAATCAAATAGCGACCAAAATGATGGCTGCCACAGCAGACATCGTTCCCAACTGGTTGATTGCAACGCCAGATCCTAATGTGGCGATAGGGCATAAGTGTGAGCCTTTTAAGGTAGAAATGGTCATACGTGGTTATATGAGCGGTCATGCCGCACGCGAGTATAAATCGGGAAAACGTGAGTTGTGTGGTGTCGCTATGCCTGATGGGATGAAGGAAAACGACAAGTTCCCACAGCCCATTATCACACCAGCCACCAAAGCCGAAATGGGCGATCACGATGAGGATATCTCAAGAGAAAACATCTTGGCTCGTGGAATTGTTTCCAAAGAAGATTATGAGGTGCTGGAGAAATACACACGCGCCTTATTTGAGAGAGGTACACAGCTGGCAGCAGATCGTGGTTTGATACTGGTGGATACAAAGTATGAATTTGGTAAAACTGCAGATGGAACAATCGTTCTCATTGACGAGATACACACACCAGATTCTTCCAGATATTTTTATGCCGATGGTTATGAAGAACGCCAAGAAAAAGGCGAACCTCAAAAACAACTGAGTAAAGAGTTTGTACGCCAGTGGTTGATCTCCAATGACTTTCAGGGATTGGAAGGTCAAAAAGTACCAACAATGAGCGATGAGTACATCCTATCTGTCAGTGAACGCTACATTGAGTTGTACGAAAAAATCACTGGAGAGCCATTTGATAAGGCAGACACCAATAACATTCTGGATCGTATAGAGAAGAATGTGGTAGCTTGGTTGGAGAATAATTCATAA
- the proC gene encoding pyrroline-5-carboxylate reductase produces MKVLVIGAGNMGLAYAKALIKSEYLSKDNLMISDTSPEKTIELKKESRFDVYTNLADCLPSADIIFLAVKPYHAGELLAELKPLTKKDQVIVSIMAGVTIKTIQDGLGIVKVVRAMPNLPAQVGKGLTSFTSSSEVSRLELSTVQKLLDTTGKSVYLDTENDIDASTGISGSGPAYVFYFMQSMMEAAKKMGFSDHDSKVLVSQTFEGAVELFNQSDLSPESWMNRVASKGGTTRAALDSMDDNNVQDLIQEAAYAAFNRAVELGK; encoded by the coding sequence ATGAAAGTACTTGTAATAGGAGCAGGAAATATGGGACTTGCGTATGCAAAGGCACTCATAAAATCTGAATACCTAAGTAAGGACAATCTGATGATCTCAGATACCAGTCCTGAAAAAACCATAGAACTCAAGAAAGAAAGTCGTTTTGATGTGTACACCAATCTAGCCGATTGTTTACCATCTGCAGATATTATCTTCTTAGCGGTTAAGCCTTACCATGCTGGTGAATTGCTAGCAGAGTTAAAACCATTGACCAAAAAAGACCAAGTCATTGTTTCTATCATGGCTGGTGTAACCATCAAAACCATTCAGGATGGTTTAGGCATTGTCAAGGTCGTTCGTGCCATGCCTAACCTACCGGCACAGGTAGGTAAAGGACTGACTTCATTTACTTCATCTAGCGAAGTTTCTAGATTGGAACTTTCAACCGTCCAAAAGTTATTGGATACCACAGGAAAGTCTGTGTATCTAGACACTGAAAATGACATCGATGCTTCTACAGGAATTTCGGGTAGCGGTCCAGCTTATGTATTTTATTTCATGCAATCCATGATGGAAGCCGCAAAAAAAATGGGCTTTTCTGATCATGACTCAAAAGTTTTGGTAAGTCAGACATTTGAAGGAGCCGTAGAGCTTTTCAATCAGTCAGATTTGAGTCCAGAATCTTGGATGAATCGTGTGGCCTCTAAAGGCGGAACCACAAGAGCTGCATTGGATTCCATGGATGATAATAATGTTCAGGATTTGATTCAGGAAGCGGCGTATGCTGCTTTTAATAGAGCTGTTGAATTAGGAAAATAG
- the proB gene encoding glutamate 5-kinase, with translation MLDLDKARKRHKKRVVVKVGTNVMTNKDNRIVRPILKKLVDQIARLYEEDMITVLISSGSVIAGMEVLDDNDIEDITIRRQVYSAVGQPRMMRHYYSIFHDYGMRCAQVLATKRDFAEGKHRDNMINCYEGLLSQGIVPIANEDDAVSLSMSMFSDNDELASLVAELIQADMLILLTDIDGVYDGNPADESSRVIKTVTTNQPVEQFIQSSNKSEGEGRGGMKSKINVAKQTAAKNIPTYIANGKREDCIIDIVNGKDVGTRVHLVEEEA, from the coding sequence ATGTTAGACTTAGATAAAGCAAGAAAGAGACACAAAAAGAGAGTTGTCGTAAAAGTTGGAACCAATGTGATGACCAATAAAGACAATCGTATTGTGAGACCCATTTTGAAAAAATTGGTGGATCAAATTGCCAGATTGTATGAGGAAGACATGATTACGGTATTGATTTCTTCAGGATCGGTCATTGCAGGAATGGAAGTTCTGGACGATAACGATATTGAGGATATTACAATCAGACGTCAGGTGTACTCCGCGGTTGGACAACCTAGAATGATGCGTCATTACTATAGCATCTTTCATGATTATGGGATGCGATGTGCTCAAGTACTCGCCACTAAACGCGATTTTGCAGAAGGTAAGCACCGCGACAACATGATCAATTGCTATGAAGGTTTGTTGAGTCAAGGAATTGTACCCATCGCAAATGAAGACGATGCCGTTTCACTATCCATGTCAATGTTTTCAGACAACGACGAACTTGCCAGCCTGGTAGCAGAATTGATACAAGCAGATATGTTGATATTATTGACTGATATTGATGGTGTCTACGACGGTAACCCAGCAGATGAGTCGTCTAGAGTGATTAAAACCGTGACCACCAATCAACCGGTAGAGCAGTTTATTCAATCTTCCAATAAAAGTGAAGGAGAAGGACGTGGCGGAATGAAATCAAAAATAAACGTAGCCAAACAGACTGCTGCTAAAAATATTCCAACCTACATCGCGAACGGAAAACGAGAAGATTGCATCATTGATATTGTCAATGGAAAAGATGTAGGAACACGTGTCCACCTAGTAGAAGAAGAAGCGTAA
- a CDS encoding glutamate-5-semialdehyde dehydrogenase, whose translation MKLLKEDIKNNVLQSMMELLAERKDHIIAANKKDLEAFSGDDQALYERLIVDESKVEDMIRAVREVKDQQDPVGQTISDDTLGNGLNITNKTAPFGTIMIIYESRPDVTIEAAVLAFKANNKILLKGGKEAHHSNEELVKCWHQALKDNDLSTDWIQYLKMDRTATQEFLKNPDQPLDLIVPRGGERLIEFVKMHAKCAVLVSGRGNNFAYVAPSADIEKVIPVIVNAKTNKISGCNALDKIYIDQNHPDFENVSRRIEKELTDKEVHIVASKEFANILETNDLIEDQNVWFQEFLARKAAMGTVNGLEDAIERINTYSGGHSNIILTENMDDAATFMEQIDSAAVYHNASTRFTDGGQMGVGAELAISTDKLHHRGPLGLKQLVTNKYYVSGTGQIRE comes from the coding sequence ATGAAATTATTGAAAGAAGACATAAAAAATAATGTATTACAGTCCATGATGGAGCTATTGGCAGAGCGCAAGGATCATATCATTGCGGCTAATAAAAAGGATCTGGAGGCTTTTAGCGGTGATGATCAGGCGCTTTATGAGCGATTGATTGTTGACGAAAGTAAAGTGGAGGACATGATTCGTGCCGTGCGTGAGGTTAAAGATCAGCAGGATCCTGTTGGGCAAACGATAAGTGATGACACCTTGGGAAATGGGTTGAACATCACTAATAAAACAGCGCCCTTTGGAACCATCATGATCATTTATGAATCACGACCAGATGTTACCATCGAGGCCGCCGTTCTCGCCTTTAAAGCCAATAACAAGATATTACTCAAAGGTGGTAAAGAAGCCCACCACAGCAATGAAGAACTGGTTAAGTGTTGGCATCAAGCCTTGAAGGATAATGATCTTTCCACGGACTGGATCCAATATCTTAAGATGGATCGCACAGCTACTCAGGAGTTTTTAAAAAACCCAGATCAGCCATTAGATCTCATCGTGCCACGCGGTGGTGAACGACTTATTGAATTTGTCAAGATGCATGCAAAATGCGCCGTTCTGGTGAGTGGTCGCGGTAATAATTTTGCCTATGTCGCACCAAGCGCAGATATTGAAAAAGTAATTCCGGTTATTGTGAATGCCAAAACCAATAAAATCTCTGGTTGTAATGCTCTTGACAAAATTTACATCGATCAAAATCATCCCGATTTTGAAAATGTAAGTCGCAGGATAGAAAAAGAGTTGACGGATAAAGAGGTTCATATTGTTGCTAGTAAAGAATTTGCCAACATCTTAGAAACCAATGATCTGATTGAAGATCAAAATGTATGGTTTCAAGAATTTCTAGCTAGAAAAGCAGCCATGGGAACAGTCAATGGATTGGAAGATGCCATCGAGCGCATCAACACCTATTCTGGTGGCCATTCAAACATCATTTTAACAGAAAATATGGATGATGCCGCCACTTTTATGGAGCAAATCGATAGTGCAGCGGTGTACCATAACGCCTCTACACGATTTACAGATGGTGGACAAATGGGCGTAGGAGCAGAGCTTGCCATTAGTACCGACAAGTTGCACCATCGCGGGCCACTAGGATTGAAACAATTAGTCACGAACAAATACTATGTTTCAGGTACTGGACAGATTCGTGAATAG
- a CDS encoding ABC transporter ATP-binding protein, whose amino-acid sequence MARPKLQSITDKQKTSVFSLDSLSAIPRFFGEIWRVSPKLFTVNSIGRLLAALSPVITLWIGKIIIDEIITQIALEEQDLTRLWTFVGIELGVVILTELLNRLVTLTDGLIGDLYSNASSEKILRKTNELTLEQLEDPEFYDKLERARQQTNGRVNLMSDALGQVQALISIVSLIAALIYFEPWLIVLLILSIIPSFINEAKYSSHRYSLARSWTAERRELDYLRFVGANNTTAKEVKLFGLTDYIALRFKNLSNKYYHINKNLSIKQSIYGSLFNILGTLSYYGAYVFIIIEVIAGVLTIGELTFLSGSFNRLRNNLQQFFSRFTRISESALYLMDYFDFLDIPLEQHTVNPIPLPEVINEGFELRNVQFYYPGSDTPVLKGVSFHIKAGEKIAFVGENGAGKTTLIKLILRFYEPTSGEILLDGININKFSKEEYRARFGVIFQDFFKYEFRLRENIAVGDIAQIDNDSLITDAAERSLASQVIAEMTDGIDQQLGRRFAKGQELSGGQWQKVALARAYMKNADIMVLDEPTSALDAQAEFDVFERFIGLTKGKTSIIISHRFSTVRMADRILVLKNGKIEEIGTHEELMNNPQTYSRLFNLQAAGYQ is encoded by the coding sequence ATGGCTAGACCTAAATTACAATCCATTACAGATAAACAGAAAACCTCTGTTTTCTCTCTTGATTCTTTGTCTGCAATCCCGCGATTTTTTGGCGAAATCTGGCGCGTGAGTCCCAAACTTTTTACGGTCAATTCCATAGGCAGGCTGCTTGCTGCGCTGTCACCAGTGATCACTTTGTGGATAGGGAAAATAATTATTGATGAAATCATTACCCAAATTGCGCTGGAAGAACAAGACCTGACGAGGCTTTGGACTTTTGTAGGTATCGAACTAGGTGTCGTGATTCTGACAGAATTACTCAACAGACTCGTCACACTTACTGATGGTTTGATAGGTGACCTCTACTCCAACGCTTCCTCAGAAAAAATCTTACGCAAGACGAATGAGCTCACGCTGGAACAATTGGAAGATCCAGAATTCTATGACAAACTGGAACGTGCCAGACAGCAAACCAATGGTCGTGTAAACTTGATGAGTGACGCGCTGGGACAGGTACAGGCGCTCATTTCCATTGTTTCATTAATTGCTGCACTTATTTATTTTGAACCTTGGCTTATTGTGCTTTTGATCCTAAGTATCATACCATCATTTATCAATGAGGCAAAATACAGTTCGCACCGCTATTCTCTCGCACGCAGCTGGACCGCAGAACGTCGCGAGTTGGATTACTTAAGATTTGTAGGTGCGAACAATACCACGGCCAAAGAGGTGAAACTTTTTGGACTAACCGATTATATCGCGCTGCGATTTAAAAACTTGTCCAACAAGTACTACCATATCAATAAGAACCTATCGATCAAGCAAAGTATCTACGGCTCCCTTTTTAATATACTGGGAACCTTGTCCTATTATGGTGCTTATGTCTTTATCATTATTGAGGTCATCGCTGGCGTTCTAACGATTGGTGAATTAACCTTCTTATCTGGATCATTCAATAGATTGCGCAACAACTTGCAGCAATTTTTTTCAAGATTCACGCGCATTTCAGAAAGTGCTTTGTACTTAATGGATTATTTTGACTTTCTCGATATACCTCTAGAGCAACATACGGTCAATCCTATACCGCTACCAGAAGTCATTAACGAAGGATTTGAGTTGAGAAATGTTCAATTTTATTATCCAGGCAGTGACACACCAGTGCTTAAAGGTGTCAGTTTCCATATCAAGGCTGGCGAGAAAATTGCCTTTGTAGGCGAGAATGGTGCTGGCAAAACCACACTCATCAAGCTGATTTTAAGATTTTACGAGCCTACCAGTGGTGAAATTTTACTTGACGGTATCAACATCAATAAATTTTCTAAAGAAGAATACCGGGCAAGATTTGGAGTGATATTTCAGGATTTTTTCAAGTATGAATTTCGCTTACGCGAAAACATAGCCGTAGGAGACATTGCCCAAATTGACAATGATTCCTTGATTACAGATGCAGCAGAGCGTAGCCTCGCCAGTCAGGTCATTGCAGAGATGACAGACGGCATTGACCAGCAACTGGGACGTCGTTTTGCCAAAGGTCAGGAACTAAGTGGTGGACAGTGGCAAAAAGTGGCACTCGCGAGAGCCTACATGAAAAATGCCGACATCATGGTGCTGGACGAACCAACCAGCGCACTGGATGCGCAAGCAGAATTTGATGTGTTTGAGCGATTTATAGGGCTTACTAAAGGTAAAACCAGCATCATCATCTCGCACCGTTTCTCTACCGTACGCATGGCAGATCGCATTCTGGTATTGAAAAATGGTAAGATTGAAGAAATTGGGACGCATGAAGAACTCATGAACAATCCACAGACGTATTCCAGATTATTCAATTTACAAGCTGCTGGTTATCAATAA
- a CDS encoding MFS transporter: MPFVLPRIFRPTVLEVFQLSNVELGALFSTYGVVAFFSYLFGGSIADKYQPKYLISVALMLTAAGGLVLATIPDFWTLQLLYGYWGFTTIFLFWAAMLKATRVTGGKNRQGLAFGLLDGGRGLVAAGFGSLGIFVFTFFVVDRVATSVENQADSFQYVVLTFSAVIAAVGILVAIFLKSTTRAEEVQVTQWKELITNFKTVIKIKAVWLLMVIILCAYVGYKITDVFSLYANDVLKYDEVESAKVGTYLLYIRPFVGVGVGLLADKTKTSLMMIIGFLLSLLGCALFASGIIEEGLETLFIISILVTATGVYAFRTLYYAALQEGHIPLIMTGTAIGLISLVGYTPDIFMGPLIGYFLDGWPGELGHQYVFIMCGVFMIIGAIASLSFWKVTQNTRVQ; encoded by the coding sequence TTGCCTTTTGTACTGCCCAGAATATTTCGGCCTACGGTGCTGGAAGTCTTTCAATTATCTAATGTGGAACTGGGCGCGCTGTTTTCTACCTATGGCGTTGTCGCTTTCTTTTCTTACTTATTTGGAGGTTCCATAGCCGATAAATATCAACCTAAGTACCTCATTAGTGTAGCATTGATGCTTACGGCTGCTGGTGGCTTGGTACTCGCTACCATTCCTGATTTCTGGACCTTGCAACTGCTTTATGGCTATTGGGGTTTCACTACCATATTCTTGTTTTGGGCCGCAATGCTCAAAGCAACCCGTGTTACTGGTGGTAAAAACCGGCAAGGGCTGGCCTTCGGGTTGTTGGACGGTGGTCGTGGACTGGTCGCTGCTGGATTTGGATCCTTGGGAATCTTTGTGTTTACCTTTTTTGTAGTTGATCGGGTAGCCACTTCGGTTGAAAATCAAGCAGATTCTTTTCAATACGTGGTACTTACATTCTCTGCCGTAATTGCCGCAGTAGGAATTCTGGTAGCAATATTTTTAAAATCAACCACTCGTGCGGAAGAAGTACAGGTCACCCAATGGAAGGAATTGATTACCAACTTCAAAACCGTCATCAAAATCAAAGCGGTATGGTTATTAATGGTCATAATCCTTTGCGCCTATGTAGGTTACAAAATCACAGATGTTTTCTCACTTTATGCTAACGATGTTCTCAAGTATGACGAGGTAGAATCGGCTAAAGTTGGGACCTATCTCCTTTACATCCGACCATTTGTAGGCGTTGGCGTCGGTTTACTGGCAGACAAGACCAAAACCTCACTCATGATGATCATCGGGTTTCTCCTTTCCTTACTAGGTTGCGCGCTTTTTGCCAGCGGCATCATCGAAGAAGGTTTGGAAACCTTGTTTATCATTTCCATTCTCGTCACTGCCACTGGCGTTTACGCCTTCCGCACGCTATACTATGCAGCATTGCAGGAAGGTCACATACCGCTTATTATGACGGGCACCGCGATAGGATTGATCTCCTTGGTGGGTTATACACCAGACATATTTATGGGCCCTTTGATAGGTTATTTTTTGGATGGATGGCCTGGTGAGTTAGGCCATCAGTACGTTTTTATCATGTGCGGTGTATTTATGATCATTGGCGCAATTGCCTCTTTAAGCTTTTGGAAAGTGACTCAAAACACACGAGTGCAGTAG
- a CDS encoding translation initiation factor produces the protein MDLKDQLKNLFPEHEVPEEPQEEQSDIWLQDEPLECRFEKRKGKVNTIITGYTGATEDFKILAKDIKTTLGVGGSFKNDTIIIQGDYRDRIMDILKEKGFKVKRVGG, from the coding sequence ATGGACCTAAAAGACCAACTTAAAAATCTATTCCCAGAGCACGAAGTGCCAGAAGAACCGCAAGAAGAGCAAAGCGACATCTGGTTGCAAGACGAACCTTTAGAATGTCGTTTTGAAAAGCGCAAAGGAAAAGTCAATACGATTATTACAGGATATACTGGTGCGACTGAGGATTTTAAAATACTCGCCAAAGACATCAAAACCACTTTAGGAGTCGGCGGCAGTTTCAAAAACGATACTATCATTATTCAGGGTGATTACCGTGATCGCATCATGGATATTCTTAAGGAGAAAGGCTTTAAAGTCAAAAGAGTTGGTGGGTAA
- a CDS encoding mechanosensitive ion channel family protein produces MKAYLLQPEVIATLIILIVAFSIHRSIIWSAGKLSKKVERSKLRKQYLNRYVGYVIWTMAMISIILVWGLKRDGFWVALGSTFAVVGVALFANWSILSNVTASFILYFTFPYKIGDRVRIHDKDLPVTAVIEDIKGFYTILRTAEGELITYPNNLLLQKGVSILYNREESIFDIDKHEETDPTAR; encoded by the coding sequence ATGAAAGCATATTTATTACAGCCAGAGGTCATTGCGACGCTCATCATTCTCATTGTAGCCTTTTCCATTCATAGAAGTATCATCTGGAGTGCTGGTAAACTCAGTAAAAAAGTAGAACGCTCCAAATTGCGCAAACAGTATCTCAATCGCTATGTAGGCTATGTCATCTGGACCATGGCAATGATCTCCATCATTCTAGTTTGGGGTTTAAAGAGAGATGGCTTTTGGGTGGCATTAGGATCTACCTTTGCTGTAGTAGGTGTCGCTTTATTTGCGAACTGGAGCATCTTAAGCAATGTCACGGCTAGCTTTATACTCTACTTCACCTTTCCCTATAAAATTGGTGATCGAGTGCGTATTCATGATAAAGATTTACCAGTAACAGCAGTGATAGAAGACATCAAAGGATTTTACACTATTTTGAGAACCGCAGAAGGCGAGCTCATCACCTATCCCAATAATTTACTATTGCAAAAAGGGGTCAGTATTCTATATAATCGTGAAGAATCTATATTTGATATCGATAAACACGAAGAAACAGATCCTACCGCAAGATAA
- a CDS encoding septum formation inhibitor Maf, which yields MKTIPFFLSLLLLVSCNAPNSNTKSPAAINEQSAAQVNEAPIRNLSPEFKDYWYAGVAEISNYELKQSRYGEIRDGHAVLIFVTEPFDPDDQVKADQEQESNRSVLKLNATRDFNTGIYPYKIMSSTFLPLDLEANAIKVATSIQEWCGHTYMQLNNRNDQYEGVLYSYFQSESNKEFAIDNAMLENQIPSQLRIDPELMPTGDIKIIPSTEYLRLTHNPTEVLNAKAILEKQDDQYIYSVNYDNGRKVSYTLENSSPFQILSWSEEYPDRGNIATTTATLKKTIRTPYWNQNSNQYSVLRDSLGL from the coding sequence ATGAAGACCATTCCATTTTTTTTATCTCTACTACTTCTTGTTTCTTGTAATGCACCTAACTCTAATACAAAATCACCGGCAGCTATTAATGAGCAATCAGCGGCACAGGTAAATGAAGCTCCCATCAGAAATTTGAGTCCCGAGTTTAAAGATTACTGGTATGCAGGTGTGGCAGAGATTAGTAATTATGAACTCAAGCAAAGTCGTTATGGCGAGATAAGAGACGGTCACGCGGTACTCATATTTGTTACAGAACCTTTTGATCCTGACGATCAAGTAAAAGCCGATCAAGAACAAGAATCCAACAGATCTGTTTTAAAGCTTAATGCTACTAGAGATTTTAATACGGGAATATATCCTTATAAAATCATGAGCAGTACGTTCTTACCATTGGATCTAGAAGCAAACGCAATTAAAGTAGCCACATCGATTCAAGAATGGTGTGGTCATACCTACATGCAACTTAATAATAGGAACGATCAATATGAAGGTGTTCTCTATAGTTATTTTCAAAGTGAAAGCAACAAAGAATTTGCGATCGATAATGCCATGCTGGAAAATCAAATTCCCAGTCAGTTGCGTATAGATCCTGAGTTGATGCCTACGGGTGACATTAAAATCATTCCTTCAACAGAATATTTACGGCTTACCCACAATCCCACGGAAGTCCTTAATGCAAAAGCAATTTTAGAAAAACAAGATGATCAGTACATCTATTCGGTTAATTATGACAATGGAAGAAAGGTGTCGTACACTCTTGAGAACTCGAGTCCTTTTCAAATTCTTTCATGGAGTGAAGAATATCCAGATCGCGGAAACATCGCTACAACAACTGCGACGTTGAAAAAAACCATAAGAACGCCTTACTGGAATCAAAATAGTAATCAATACTCTGTGTTAAGAGATAGTCTAGGTTTATGA
- a CDS encoding lipocalin family protein codes for MKKYILLSVIAALLLVGCGGTQNAIKQTERIVRGNWVIDSVTYSGNGQFESTLLQDVSAQCFEGSQWYFVANNNRGSYKIESPECNTGTRNFIWVIPGSEDIIEGDLLLKPTGDNYKSETDAGFRLNVNNLTETSMTWSQSVLVNGKTVKVNMNFRKLAD; via the coding sequence ATGAAGAAATATATCCTTTTAAGTGTCATAGCAGCACTTCTATTAGTAGGTTGTGGTGGTACACAAAATGCGATCAAACAAACCGAAAGAATTGTACGTGGGAACTGGGTCATTGACTCTGTCACTTATTCTGGTAATGGCCAATTTGAATCTACTTTACTTCAAGATGTAAGCGCTCAATGTTTTGAGGGTAGCCAGTGGTATTTTGTCGCTAACAACAACCGTGGTAGCTATAAAATTGAATCTCCAGAATGTAATACAGGAACCAGAAACTTTATATGGGTGATTCCAGGGTCTGAAGATATTATTGAAGGTGATCTTTTGTTGAAGCCTACGGGTGACAACTATAAAAGCGAGACAGATGCTGGATTTAGATTAAATGTCAACAACCTAACAGAAACTAGCATGACCTGGAGCCAGAGCGTTCTTGTCAACGGTAAGACGGTTAAGGTCAATATGAACTTTAGAAAGCTAGCAGATTAA